A window from Mangifera indica cultivar Alphonso chromosome 2, CATAS_Mindica_2.1, whole genome shotgun sequence encodes these proteins:
- the LOC123198966 gene encoding transcription repressor MYB5-like, protein MRNPSTSASASAAAAAANSTTSTTTKTPCCSKVGLKRGPWTPEEDELLSNYIKKEGEGRWRTLPKRAGLLRCGKSCRLRWMNYLRPSVKRGQIAPDEEDLILRLHRLLGNRWSLIAGRIPGRTDNEIKNYWNTHLSKKLISQGIDPRTHKPLSDNSDHQNQSSSADANPRKASSSSSKANRKTNPNPNPNPNPNPVLSSSHLEDNHNDTALMMMNTSQLLHRETAHGYTSLLNGEDEARVSGLRNTGHHRRNEEDEDINYCSDDVLSSFLNSLINEDAFAAQHQALQLQQQHNQSTGNTAQLPDPLVSISTSAFGLGTSDNGGFI, encoded by the exons ATGAGGAACCCGTCCACGTCAGCATCAGCATCAGCGGCTGCAGCTGCGGCTAACTCCACCACAAGCACCACCACTAAAACTCCGTGTTGCAGCAAGGTAGGGTTAAAGAGAGGGCCATGGACGCCTGAAGAAGACGAGCTTCTCTCCAACTACATCAAGAAAGAAGGCGAAGGCCGCTGGAGAACCCTCCCCAAGCGTGCTGGCCTCCTCCGATGTGGAAAGAGTTGCCGTCTCCGATGGATGAACTACCTCCGCCCCTCCGTCAAGCGCGGCCAGATCGCCCCCGATGAAGAAGATCTTATCCTCCGCCTCCATCGCCTTCTAGGCAACCG GTGGTCGTTGATAGCGGGGAGGATACCGGGGCGAACGGataatgaaataaagaattacTGGAACACTCACCTGAGTAAAAAGTTGATAAGCCAAGGGATAGATCCAAGAACGCACAAGCCATTGAGTGATAACAGTGATCATCAAAATCAATCTTCGTCCGCTGATGCGAATCCTCGTAAGGCATCTTCTTCATCGTCAAAAGCGAATCGCAAAacaaaccctaaccctaatccTAATCCTAATCCTAATCCCGTCCTTTCTTCTTCGCATTTGGAAGATAATCATAATGATACTGCCCTTATGATGATGAACACTTCTCAGCTACTCCATCGCGAGACTGCTCATGGCTACACAAGTTTGCTGAATGGTGAGGATGAAGCTAGGGTTTCGGGATTAAGAAACACTGGTCATCATCGTCGtaatgaagaagatgaggatataaattattgtagCGACGATGTTTTGTCTTCGTTTCTCAATTCATTGATAAATGAAGATGCATTTGCTGCACAACATCAAGCATTACAATTACAACAACAACACAATCAGTCAACAGGGAACACTGCACAGCTTCCAGATCCTTTGGTTTCGATTTCAACCTCAGCTTTCGGGCTGGGAACCTCCGATAATGGCGGGTTCATTTAG